In the Thermosipho atlanticus DSM 15807 genome, TAAAAGGTACAAAGAATTTTGACCTTGCACTTAAGTTTGTCGAATACATGACAAGACCAGACATCATGGTAAAATCACACAAAGGTACCGGTGGATTTATCCCACCAGTTGATGAAGCAATAAAATTCTTAGGAAATGACGAACAAGACCAAGTCATTAAAAATGCGATCAAAGTTATGAATGAAGGAGTTCTCTCATATATTGCACCTATTTGGAAAGATTGGGGTCAAGTAAAACTTGTTTACGACGAAATATTCAAAAAGATGATCCTTGAAGAAGGAAAACTTGACATTGATATGCTAGAATTGTATCAACTTCAAATTGATGCACAAAGGAAATAATTTAAGGGGGCTCATTGCCCCCTTTAATTTGGTAGCGAGGTGATAAAATTTGACAAAAACTATATCTAAAAAATGGGTTCCTTACATTTTGATAACTCCTACGTTGATCTATTACATAGTTTTCTGGTTAAGACCCGTAATTTCAGCTATTTATTATAGCTTTTTCGATGAAAACAATAATATTTTTACACTTAATAATTATATTACAATTTTTAAAGATGAATATTTCAAACAAGCTGTTATCAATACAGCAATTTTTGTTCTTATCTCAGTTACCTTAGAATTTATTGTAGCATTAGGTTTGGCGTTAATTATAAACAAAAAATTTAAAGGGGCACAGATTCTTTTATCTATTGCTCTTATACCAATGGCTCTTCCAGCCGTTGCTGTTGGCGCTATGTGGTCAAGTGGTTTTGCAACATATGGATGGGTAAATAGTTTACTCTACCACTTAGGACTAATTACTGAAAACGGAAAAATCGCTTTCCTAGCGGGAAGTGATTTTCAATCTCTTATGCTTATAATACTTATAGACGCGTGGCAAGTAATTCCATTTATGATGGTGATCTTACTTGCAGGTCTTCAAGGTCTTTCAAAAGAAGCTATAGAAGCTGGGTATATCTTTGGCGGTTCAAAATTTACCGTATTAAGAAAAATCACTTTGCCTATGCTAAAACCAAGTATCCAAACTGCGTTAATTTTAAGAATAATATCCGCAATTCAAGTGTGGTTAATTATTGTAATGATATATGGTTATAGAAGAATCCCTGTTCTATTGGAAGAGGTTGTCTTCTACGAAGAACAATTATTAGGTTTTTATAGAGTTGCTCTTGCCTATTCTGTAATTGTTGCTGCAATTGTATCAGTTGTTTCAGTTATATATCTTAAAGTCTCTGGTGCTTTTGAAAGGGAGGAGCAATAATATGAAAGTGAATAAAATTTTTAAACAAACATTATTCTATATTGTCATTGCTGGAATTATATTAGTTATTTTAACTCCTATTTATTTCCTAATTGTTATCTCTTTAATGTCAGACCAAGAAGCATATGATTGGCCAACTCAACTCGTTCCATCTTTCTTCAATAGATATAAGCTGGAAATTGTTGATGGAAAATATTTAATAAGCGTTTATAGTAATGCAAAAAAACAGTATTCTACATTAATACAGACTTCTAATTTTGAAGAACTTCAAAAATTTGTTAGAAGCAAAACAAATTCAACAATTAAAAAAGAAATCTTTGATAATGAAGTAAAAAAACTCAAAAAATTAATTGAACAAAATGAAGAAGAAATAAATAAACTTAGAACACAAATTAAAACTTTCGAAGCAAAACTTAATAGAGTAACGGTCAACCTTGTTAAATTAAAATCTCAACTTAAGAAAGCTAAAGAAGCAAATATGGAAAATCTAATACCTATTATCAATGAAAATATAACTAAGCTGGAAAAAGAAAAGAATGAATATAATACACAACTGGTTAATTTAAATGCAAGACTTGAAGAAATTGGAAGCGTAAAATTCATAGTTCCCAAACATCTATTTGATAACTATGTAAACTTTTTTAGAGTAACCAGCAATGCTTTACCCGCCTTGTTTAGGAGTATTCAAGTTGCAGTATTAACCGTTTTGATCTCACTAACAATTGGTGGAATGGCTGGCTATGCATTTGCTAGGTACAATTTTAAAGGTAAAAATCTTTTAAAATTAAGTGTTCTGTTTGTAAGAATGTTTCCCGGGATTTCAATTGCAATGCCGATGGTGATCATACTTATAAATATGGGATTCTACGATAGACCAATCGGTTTATCACTTGTATACTCTGTAGGACAAATTGGAATGACAATTTGGATCACAGCAAGTATATTTATGGGGATTTCTACCGAACTTGAAGAAGCTGCTATGGTATTTGGAACAACGAGAATGGGAGCCTTCTTTAAAATCACTTTACCTCTTGCATTCCCAGGTCTTGCTGCAAGTGCAATGTATGCTTTTATTGGTAGTTGGTCTGAAACTGCTCAGGCAATTGTTTTGACACAATTTAATCCTACATTCCCAGTTGTAGTATATCAAACTCTTGTTGGCGCTAAAGGTTTAATTAATCTAACTGCTGCTGGAGGAGTCTCGTTAGCACTTCCTGCCGTTGTTTTTACACTAATAATAAGGAAATATATACTCCAAATGTGGGGTGGAATAAAAGTTTAATTGATAAAATAATAATAAAAGGAGCGGTGATATATGGCAACTTTAGAACTTATAAATCTTTCAAAAAGGTATGGAAAAAAGGTATGGGGTGCCAAAGGAGTAAATCTAAAAGTTAATGATGGTGAATTCATAGTCTTTCTTGGCCCTTCTGGTTGTGGTAAAACAACAACTTTAAGAATGATTGCAGGGCTTGAAGAAGTTACAGAAGGAAAAATATTAATTGACGGAAAAGATGTAACTTACTTAGAACCAAGAAAAAGAGAAGTAAGTATGGTTTTTCAAAGTTATGCTGTATGGCCACATATGACCGTATATGACAATATTGCATTTCCTTTAAAACTTAGAAAAATGCAAGAATCGGAAATTGATGAAGTTGTAATGGAAGTCGCAAAAATGGTAAAAATTGAAGAACTTTTAAAAAGATTTCCTTCTCAACTTTCAGGAGGACAAAGGCAACGTGTAGCATTAGCAAGGGCTTTGGCTGTCAAACCCAAAATCTTTTTAATGGATGAACCATTATCAAACCTCGATGCCAAATTAAGAGTTAAAATGAGAACCGAATTAAAAGCTATACATCACAGAACAGGTGCTACAACAATTTTTGTCACCCATGACCAATCTGAGGCCATGTCCATGGCAGATAGAATCGTAATTATGAAAGATGGAAAAATTGTACAAGTAGGTACTCCTGATGAAGTATATTTCAACTGTGCAAATACTTTTGTCGCTGGATTTATTGGAACTCCACCAACAAACTTTTTTAAAATGAATGTTATAAGAAGCAATGATGAGATTCATTTAAAAAATGAATACATTGACATAAAAGTTTCTGAAAAAGTCAAAAAAGCTCTTGAGAGATATAACAAAGATGAAATAATTGTTGGTATAAGACCTGAAAACCTTTTGATTACAAACAATGAAAATGAAGCTATCTTTAAAGAAAAAATTCTTGTAGTTGAACCTCAAGGATCACATCAAATAATTGCCGTTGAACTTGGCGAACAAATCGTTAAAATAGTTGCTCCTGCATTCCCAAAATATTCTGCAGATGAAATTATAAATGTTTCACTTGATCATGAAAGATTAATGCTTTTTGATATTGATACTGAAGAAAGATTGGAGGGTATTTAATGAAAATTGCACTAGTTCATTACAGAGCTGGTTTGATGGACGGTGTATCCTTAGAAATGGAAAAATGGAAGAAAGTCTTACTTAGAATGGGACATGACGTGGATATTGTAGCTGGTAATAACAAAAGTGGGGTGGACGTATTAATTCCTTCTATAGGTTTTGAAAATCCAAAATATAGAATTATTAATAAGAACGCTTTTGAAAAATTAGAAGATTTTTCAATAACTGAACTAACTGAAACAATATTCAATGAGTCCGAGAACATTTATTCCAATATTGAAGAAAAGCTTAGTAAATACGACGTGATTATACCAAATAATATATGGTCGTTAGGAGCTTTCCTTCCAAGTGCAATAGCACTCACAAAATACGCTGAAAATCATCCGGAAAAACTTTTTGTTGGTCATCATCATGATTTTTGGTGGGAAAGAGAGTATTTTTTAAACTATCAAGACAAAAAAATAAAAGAGCTACTAGACAAATATTGTCCTCCAGTTAATCGGAATATTAAACATGTAGTAATTAACTCATTAGCTAAAGAAGCGTTAT is a window encoding:
- a CDS encoding carbohydrate ABC transporter permease; translated protein: MKVNKIFKQTLFYIVIAGIILVILTPIYFLIVISLMSDQEAYDWPTQLVPSFFNRYKLEIVDGKYLISVYSNAKKQYSTLIQTSNFEELQKFVRSKTNSTIKKEIFDNEVKKLKKLIEQNEEEINKLRTQIKTFEAKLNRVTVNLVKLKSQLKKAKEANMENLIPIINENITKLEKEKNEYNTQLVNLNARLEEIGSVKFIVPKHLFDNYVNFFRVTSNALPALFRSIQVAVLTVLISLTIGGMAGYAFARYNFKGKNLLKLSVLFVRMFPGISIAMPMVIILINMGFYDRPIGLSLVYSVGQIGMTIWITASIFMGISTELEEAAMVFGTTRMGAFFKITLPLAFPGLAASAMYAFIGSWSETAQAIVLTQFNPTFPVVVYQTLVGAKGLINLTAAGGVSLALPAVVFTLIIRKYILQMWGGIKV
- a CDS encoding carbohydrate ABC transporter permease — protein: MTKTISKKWVPYILITPTLIYYIVFWLRPVISAIYYSFFDENNNIFTLNNYITIFKDEYFKQAVINTAIFVLISVTLEFIVALGLALIINKKFKGAQILLSIALIPMALPAVAVGAMWSSGFATYGWVNSLLYHLGLITENGKIAFLAGSDFQSLMLIILIDAWQVIPFMMVILLAGLQGLSKEAIEAGYIFGGSKFTVLRKITLPMLKPSIQTALILRIISAIQVWLIIVMIYGYRRIPVLLEEVVFYEEQLLGFYRVALAYSVIVAAIVSVVSVIYLKVSGAFEREEQ
- a CDS encoding ABC transporter ATP-binding protein, giving the protein MATLELINLSKRYGKKVWGAKGVNLKVNDGEFIVFLGPSGCGKTTTLRMIAGLEEVTEGKILIDGKDVTYLEPRKREVSMVFQSYAVWPHMTVYDNIAFPLKLRKMQESEIDEVVMEVAKMVKIEELLKRFPSQLSGGQRQRVALARALAVKPKIFLMDEPLSNLDAKLRVKMRTELKAIHHRTGATTIFVTHDQSEAMSMADRIVIMKDGKIVQVGTPDEVYFNCANTFVAGFIGTPPTNFFKMNVIRSNDEIHLKNEYIDIKVSEKVKKALERYNKDEIIVGIRPENLLITNNENEAIFKEKILVVEPQGSHQIIAVELGEQIVKIVAPAFPKYSADEIINVSLDHERLMLFDIDTEERLEGI